A genomic segment from Nicotiana sylvestris chromosome 1, ASM39365v2, whole genome shotgun sequence encodes:
- the LOC104243591 gene encoding eukaryotic translation initiation factor 3 subunit B: MRVPIMADVTSMGEITAIAARIGVELSQIDLDSIHLPPGEDCGIPSDDDDLMEEDPLEFDAGFGNILVVDNLPVVPKEKFEKLEGVVRKIYSQLGVIKEDGLWMPVDPETQKTLGYCFIEYNTPQEAELSKEKTHGYKLDRSHIFAVNMFDDIEKFLKVPDEWAPPEIKPYVPGENLQQWLTDEKARDQFVIRAGNDTEVLWNDARQLKPELVYKRSFWTESFVQWSPLGTYLATVHRQGAAIWGGATTFNRLMRYAHPQVKLIDFSPGERYLVTYSSHEPSNPRDTHRVVLNIFDVRTGKVMRDFKGSADEFAVGGTGGVTGVSWPVFRWSGGKEDKYFARIGKNVISVYETETFSLIDKKSIKVENVMDFSWSPADPILALFVPECGNQPARVSLVQIPSKEELRQKNLFSVSDCKMYWQSNGDYLAVKVDRYTKTKKSTYTGFELFRIKERDIPIEVLELDNKNDKIIAFAWEPKGHRFAVIHGDNPRPDISFYSVRSGTNTGRVSKLTTLKGKQANALYWSPGGRFLILAGLKGFNGQLEFFDVDELETMASAEHFMATDVEWDPTGRYVATSVTSVHEMENGFNIWSFNGKLLYRILKDHFFQYLWRPRPPSFLSKEKEEEIAKNLKRYSKKYEAEDQDVSLQLSEQDREKRKKLKEEWEAWINEWKRLHEEEKMEREKLRDGEASDEEEEYEAKEVEVEEIINVTEEIIPFEESQQ, translated from the exons ATGAGAGTTCCAATCATGGCGGACGTTACGTCTATGGGAGAAATCACAGCCATAGCCGCTAGGATTGGTGTGGAACTTTCCCAAATCGATCTTGACTCCATCCATCTTCCTCCTGGTGAAGATTGTGGCATACCCAG TGATGATGATGACTTAATGGAGGAGGACCCCTTGGAGTTTGATGCTGGTTTTGGGAACATACTGGTGGTGGACAATCTTCCTGTGGTGCCTAAAGAGAAATTTGAGAAGTTGGAAGGAGTAGTTCGGAAAATTTACAGCCAACTTGGTGTTATTAAGGAGGATGGTCTCTGGATGCCTGTTGATCCTGAGACTCAGAAAACCCTTGGGTACTGCTTCATCGAGTATAATACTCCTCAG GAAGCTGAGCTGAGTAAGGAGAAGACACATGGATACAAGTTAGATAGGTCGCATATATTTGCTGTTAACATGTTTGATGACATTGAGAAATTCCTGAAAGTTCCCGATGAGTGGGCTCCACCAGAGATCAAGCCTTATGTTCCCGGG GAGAATCTGCAACAGTGGCTTACTGATGAGAAAGCTCGAGACCAGTTTGTAATTCGGGCTGGCAATGACACAGAGGTCCTCTGGAATGATGCAAGACAGTTGAAGCCTGAGCTTGTTTACAAACGTTCT TTCTGGACTGAGAGTTTTGTTCAATGGTCCCCTCTGGGAACGTATTTGGCAACAGTTCACAGACAAGGTGCTGCAATTTGGGGTGGTGCCACCACTTTCAACCGTCTGATGCGCTATGCACATCCACAG GTAAAGCTGATTGATTTCTCCCCTGGTGAGAGATATCTGGTGACATACAGCAGCCACGAACCAAGTAACCCCCGTGACACTCAT AGGGTTGTGCTAAATATTTTTGATGTGAGAACTGGGAAAGTGATGAGAGATTTCAAGGGAAGTGCCGATGAATTTGCAgttggaggaactggaggtgttaCTGGTGTGTCGTGGCCAGTTTTTAG GTGGAGTGGTGGTAAAGAAGACAAGTACTTTGCAAGAATAGGAAAGAATGTCATCTCTGTTTATGAAACAGAGACTTTCTCTCTTATTGACAAGAAATCTATCAAGGTTGAAAATGTTATGGATTTTAGCTGGTCGCCAGCAGATCCAATTCTTGCACTTTTTGTTCCTGAATGCGGAAATCAACCTGCCAGG GTCAGTCTTGTGCAAATCCCAAGCAAAGAGGAGTTGAGGCAGAAGAATCTCTTCAGTGTTAGTGATTGCAAAATGTATTGGCAAAGCAATGGAGACTACCTTGCTGTCAAAGTTGACCGGTACACGAAGACTAAGAAAAGCACTTACACTGGTTTTGAGCTGTTCAGAATCAAAGAACGGGACATTCCGATTGAGGTTTTGGAGCTTGACAACAAGAACGACAAAATCATTGCATTTGCCTGGGAGCCAAAGGGTCACAGATTTGCTGTTATCCATGGCGACAACCCTAGGCCAGACATCAGTTTCTACTCCGTGCGGTCTGGCACTAACACGGGCCGTGTTTCAAAGCTGACAACTCTTAAGGGAAAGCAGGCTAATGCTCTCTACTGGTCACCTGGAGGCCGCTTCCTTATTTTGGCTGGACTGAAAGGTTTCAATGGGCAGTTGGAATTCTTTGATGTTGATGAGCTTGAAACCATGGCATCTGCTGAGCATTTTATGGCCACAGATGTTGAATGGGATCCTACTGGAAG GTATGTAGCAACATCTGTTACCTCAGTTCATGAGATGGAAAATGGATTCAACATTTGGTCTTTCAATGGAAAGTTGTTGTATAGGATACTTAAGGATCATTTCTTCCAG TATTTGTGGCGCCCCAGGCCACCATCTTTCTTGAGCAAGGAGAAAGAGGAAGAGATCGCTAAGAACTTGAAGAGATACAGCAAGAAGTATGAGGCAGAGGATCAGGATGTTTCATTGCAATTGAGTGAGCAAGATCGTGAAAAGCGGAAGAAGTTGAAAGAAGAATGGGAAGCATGGATTAACGAGTGGAAGCGGCTGCACGAAGAGGAGAAAATGGAGAGGGAGAAGTTGCGTGATGGAGAAGCCAGTGACGAAGAGGAGGAATACGAGGCAAAGGAAGTTGAAGTTGAGGAAATAATAAATGTTACTGAGGAGATTATTCCTTTTGAAGAGAGCCAACAGTGA